The following proteins are co-located in the Fructilactobacillus carniphilus genome:
- the topA gene encoding type I DNA topoisomerase gives MATKTTTKKKTTKRKRSTTKKKLVIVESPAKAKTISKYLGRTYSVIASKGHIRDLPKSRMGIEIDNDFTPDYISIRGKGDTIKTLKAEAKKAKEVFLASDPDREGEAIAWHVAHILNLDVNDHNRVTFNEITKETVKDAFKHPRTIDMNLVNAQQARRIIDRLVGYSISPILWKKVKKGLSAGRVQSVALWIIIQREREIQKFQPEEYWTIDGVFKKGRSQFKASFYGLDGKKTALKNNDAVQAVLSRIDPKDDFTITDVKKREKKRQPPRPFTTSTLQQDANKKLRFRTGRTMMAAQQLYEGINIGKEGSQGLITYMRTDSTRISAGAKHEAATFLHENYGAEYAANHPRKGKLPEGAQDAHEAVRPTSVLRTPKSIEKYLTKDQYKLYNLIWSRFVASQMTPAIVDTETVTIDQNGVNYRANGSKLKFEGYLKVYAAGKEKDNVLPDLKPNDSVRLVNNQPDQHFTQPPARYTEAALIKTLEENGVGRPSTYAPTLMTIQKRYYVKLEARRFVPTELGEIVDKLIEEYFPDIVNVDFTADIEGQLDEIEEAKRKWVAVVNEFYQPFSKEVSHAEKEMEDVQIKEPLAGFNCEICGAPMVEKMGKYGKFFACSRFPDCRNTQTIVKEIGVTCPKCHQGQVIERKTKKKRTFYGCSRYPDCDFVSWDKPVGRDCPKCHHFLVNKKVRGGWQILCPNGDYEESIIK, from the coding sequence ATGGCCACTAAAACAACGACAAAAAAGAAAACAACCAAACGAAAACGGAGTACCACTAAAAAGAAATTAGTCATCGTGGAGTCTCCAGCTAAGGCAAAAACGATTAGCAAGTATCTCGGCCGGACTTACAGCGTCATCGCTAGTAAAGGTCACATCCGGGATTTACCGAAAAGTCGGATGGGAATTGAAATTGATAATGATTTTACGCCTGATTACATTTCCATTCGGGGTAAGGGTGATACCATTAAAACTTTGAAAGCCGAAGCCAAAAAGGCGAAGGAAGTCTTTCTGGCATCTGACCCGGACCGGGAAGGAGAAGCGATTGCTTGGCACGTGGCGCATATCCTCAACCTGGATGTTAACGACCATAACCGCGTAACCTTTAATGAAATTACGAAGGAAACCGTCAAGGATGCGTTTAAACATCCCCGTACGATTGATATGAATCTGGTGAATGCCCAACAAGCACGTCGGATCATTGACCGCCTCGTGGGTTACTCAATTTCCCCCATTTTATGGAAAAAGGTGAAGAAGGGGCTAAGTGCTGGACGAGTACAATCGGTTGCTCTGTGGATTATCATTCAACGAGAGCGAGAAATTCAAAAATTCCAACCAGAAGAATACTGGACCATTGATGGGGTCTTTAAAAAGGGACGTTCTCAATTCAAGGCGAGCTTCTACGGGTTAGACGGAAAAAAAACGGCGTTGAAAAACAATGACGCGGTTCAGGCAGTCTTGAGCCGGATTGATCCGAAGGATGACTTTACCATCACTGACGTAAAAAAACGGGAAAAGAAACGACAACCACCTCGCCCCTTTACCACCAGTACGTTACAGCAGGATGCCAACAAAAAGCTCCGGTTTCGGACCGGTCGAACCATGATGGCAGCGCAACAACTTTATGAAGGAATTAACATTGGTAAAGAGGGTAGCCAAGGATTAATCACTTACATGCGGACGGATTCCACCCGAATTTCTGCCGGAGCTAAGCACGAGGCGGCCACCTTCTTACACGAAAATTATGGAGCAGAGTATGCAGCTAACCATCCGCGTAAGGGTAAATTACCCGAAGGAGCGCAGGATGCACACGAAGCGGTTCGACCAACGTCCGTGTTGCGGACGCCCAAATCGATTGAAAAGTATCTAACTAAGGATCAGTACAAGTTATACAATTTGATTTGGAGCCGGTTTGTGGCGAGTCAGATGACCCCGGCAATCGTGGATACCGAAACGGTTACCATTGACCAAAATGGTGTGAACTATCGCGCTAATGGATCAAAGCTCAAGTTTGAAGGATATCTAAAGGTTTATGCCGCCGGCAAAGAAAAGGATAACGTTTTACCGGATTTAAAACCGAATGACAGCGTTCGCTTAGTTAACAATCAACCGGATCAGCATTTTACCCAGCCGCCAGCTCGCTATACAGAAGCAGCTTTGATTAAAACGTTAGAAGAAAACGGTGTGGGTCGGCCTTCTACATACGCACCAACGTTAATGACGATTCAAAAACGTTATTACGTTAAGCTGGAAGCTCGCCGCTTTGTGCCAACTGAATTGGGAGAAATTGTCGATAAACTGATTGAAGAGTACTTCCCAGACATTGTGAACGTAGATTTTACGGCTGACATTGAAGGCCAACTAGATGAAATTGAAGAGGCCAAGCGGAAATGGGTGGCGGTAGTGAACGAATTTTACCAACCATTTTCCAAAGAAGTTAGTCATGCTGAAAAGGAAATGGAAGACGTCCAAATTAAAGAGCCACTGGCTGGCTTTAACTGTGAAATCTGTGGGGCTCCGATGGTCGAAAAAATGGGGAAGTATGGAAAATTCTTTGCTTGTTCCCGTTTCCCAGATTGTCGCAATACCCAAACCATTGTGAAAGAAATTGGGGTTACTTGTCCTAAGTGTCATCAGGGCCAGGTAATTGAGCGCAAGACTAAGAAAAAACGGACCTTTTATGGTTGTTCCCGTTATCCTGATTGTGACTTTGTTTCATGGGATAAACCGGTGGGTCGTGATTGTCCCAAGTGTCACCACTTCCTGGTCAACAAAAAGGTCCGCGGTGGTTGGCAAATTCTGTGCCCCAATGGCGATTATGAAGAAAGTATCATTAAATAA
- a CDS encoding tyrosine recombinase XerC yields the protein MQPKKTNQELIVLFERYLDGERQYSHLTIRAYRDDLDQFENFLQTTGKSISFTKVEPFDVEVYLSELHDQGDGTNTVARKVSALSSFYNFLVNNRLTAENPFRYVQIKRQQPRLPRFFYDQELNKLFATAKQNPKPELAERDTVLLEVLYGTGIRVSECAKLTLRQIDLDNNMMLVHGKGNKDRYLPFGRYAHEAIETFVHRGRQTLMQKTHQNHDYLMVDYRGLPLTDRGIEYALNQVMKRSGLHSSIHPHMLRHSFATQMLNNGADLRTVQELLGHSNLATTQIYTHVTKEKLLQNYQQFFKRD from the coding sequence ATGCAACCCAAGAAAACGAATCAAGAATTAATCGTGTTGTTTGAACGCTATCTAGATGGTGAACGACAGTATTCTCATTTGACCATCCGCGCTTATCGCGATGACTTGGACCAATTTGAGAATTTCTTACAGACAACGGGGAAGAGCATTTCCTTTACCAAGGTTGAACCATTCGATGTGGAGGTCTATTTGAGTGAGTTACATGATCAAGGAGACGGAACCAATACGGTGGCTCGCAAGGTTTCAGCGCTAAGTTCATTCTATAATTTTTTGGTCAATAATCGGTTAACCGCAGAAAATCCGTTTCGCTACGTCCAAATCAAACGGCAGCAACCCCGCTTACCTCGGTTTTTCTACGATCAGGAACTGAATAAATTGTTTGCGACGGCTAAACAAAATCCAAAGCCAGAATTAGCCGAGCGGGATACGGTGTTATTAGAAGTTTTGTATGGCACCGGAATTCGAGTGAGTGAATGTGCTAAGCTCACTTTACGCCAAATTGATTTAGACAATAATATGATGTTAGTCCACGGAAAGGGAAATAAGGATCGTTATTTACCCTTTGGTAGGTATGCCCATGAAGCAATTGAAACCTTTGTACACCGGGGTCGTCAGACGTTAATGCAAAAAACGCACCAGAATCATGATTATCTGATGGTCGATTATCGGGGGTTGCCGTTAACGGATCGGGGGATTGAATATGCGTTAAACCAGGTTATGAAACGAAGTGGTTTACACAGCAGCATCCATCCCCATATGTTGCGGCACTCCTTTGCTACCCAAATGCTAAATAACGGGGCTGATTTACGAACGGTTCAGGAATTGTTAGGGCACAGTAACCTAGCTACGACTCAAATTTATACGCACGTTACTAAGGAAAAATTACTCCAAAACTATCAACAGTTCTTTAAGCGGGATTAA
- a CDS encoding aldose 1-epimerase family protein → MTVELRNDQLTIKIDELGAELTSVVRAGHEYIWNADPAHWKRHAPILFPIVGKLKNNQYQYQGQTYRMFQHGFARDQQFQVISKTADQAVFLLEPNDETKEMYPFDFELVVSYTLRHAHVEVQMTVLNASESDELLYAIGAHPGFRVPLEKDVTPATLTVTPATAYQRIKLGTDGLTKTEQTTDLFQQPVSLQHSLFQDDAQILNVKMNPKTEVTIAATDHKWGVTLTGIHNDYLGIWSTYPPVSNFVCLEPWWGVADSETVSGNLADKPDIRKLRPGAKKTFEFQLKFF, encoded by the coding sequence ATGACTGTTGAATTACGTAATGACCAATTGACCATTAAGATCGATGAACTCGGGGCAGAATTGACCTCCGTGGTTCGTGCTGGTCACGAGTACATTTGGAATGCTGATCCGGCTCACTGGAAACGCCATGCTCCAATTTTATTTCCGATTGTGGGAAAACTAAAAAATAATCAGTATCAATATCAGGGACAAACCTATCGGATGTTTCAGCACGGTTTTGCTAGAGATCAGCAGTTTCAAGTGATTAGTAAAACGGCTGATCAAGCGGTCTTTTTACTAGAACCAAATGATGAAACCAAGGAAATGTATCCCTTCGACTTTGAATTAGTGGTTAGTTATACTCTGCGCCATGCTCACGTGGAGGTGCAAATGACGGTTCTCAATGCGAGTGAGTCAGACGAGCTACTGTACGCAATCGGGGCTCATCCAGGCTTTCGGGTTCCCTTAGAAAAAGACGTCACACCGGCAACGTTGACGGTTACACCAGCGACTGCATACCAGCGAATTAAACTAGGTACGGACGGTTTAACTAAAACGGAACAAACAACCGATTTATTTCAACAACCGGTTTCATTACAACATTCACTATTTCAGGATGACGCCCAAATTCTTAACGTGAAAATGAATCCAAAGACGGAAGTTACCATTGCTGCCACTGATCATAAGTGGGGGGTCACCTTAACTGGGATTCACAATGACTACCTAGGGATTTGGTCCACGTATCCACCGGTTTCCAACTTTGTCTGCTTGGAACCGTGGTGGGGAGTTGCTGATTCTGAAACGGTTTCTGGTAATTTAGCGGATAAGCCTGACATTCGTAAGTTACGGCCAGGGGCTAAAAAGACGTTTGAATTTCAGTTGAAATTTTTCTAA
- the plsY gene encoding glycerol-3-phosphate 1-O-acyltransferase PlsY: MVKIVLLLIIAYLLGSIPNGIWIGKLFFHVDIRRHGSKNIGATNTLRVLGPVAGTIVMLLDIGKGWLATWLPMQLGIHSWYPLIFGIMAVLGHTFSIFDHFKGGKAVATSAGMLMAYNFGFFLIAVVTAFTSVFVTSMMSLGSILGFIIIFLVSLTTSDVALQIVALVLTIFTIYRHRNNIKKIMNGTENILPFGLYYWYLQSKKARQQKK, encoded by the coding sequence ATGGTTAAAATAGTGCTACTTTTAATTATTGCCTATTTGTTAGGCTCCATTCCCAATGGAATTTGGATTGGGAAGCTTTTTTTTCACGTTGATATCCGGCGGCACGGCTCTAAAAACATTGGGGCCACCAATACCCTGCGAGTTTTGGGGCCCGTGGCTGGAACCATTGTGATGCTATTAGACATCGGAAAGGGATGGCTAGCGACCTGGTTACCAATGCAACTGGGAATTCATTCCTGGTACCCTTTGATTTTTGGCATCATGGCTGTCTTGGGCCATACCTTTTCCATTTTTGACCACTTTAAGGGGGGCAAGGCTGTGGCTACTAGTGCTGGAATGTTGATGGCCTACAACTTTGGGTTCTTCTTAATCGCAGTGGTAACGGCCTTCACTTCGGTCTTTGTTACCAGCATGATGAGTTTAGGGAGTATTCTGGGGTTCATCATTATTTTCCTGGTCTCGTTAACTACTTCTGACGTAGCGCTCCAAATTGTAGCATTGGTCCTGACCATCTTTACCATTTATCGCCACCGCAATAACATCAAAAAAATCATGAACGGAACCGAAAATATTCTCCCATTTGGATTATACTACTGGTATTTACAATCCAAAAAAGCAAGACAACAGAAAAAATAA
- the parE gene encoding DNA topoisomerase IV subunit B yields MTKKKETQAYDASSIQVLHGLEAVRKRPGMYIGSTDSRGLHHLVYEIVDNAVDEAIAGYGDAINVTINADNSITVEDHGRGMPVEMHASGKPTPEVILTVLHAGGKFGQGGYKTSGGLHGVGSSVVNALSTKLTVQIVRDHQLYEEQFVDGGQPVGTLKKLGKTTKPTGTTITFKPDPTIFTTVVYNFDTLATRLREAAFLLKGVKITLTDKRAGQERQEVYQFDEGIKEFVTYLNESKSTLGPVMDFDTTKDGIEVEVAAQYNDGYTETMISFVNNVRTNDGGTHEAGFRSGWTKAMNEYARKVGLLKEKDKNLDGSDVREGLTAVISLRVPEEDLQFEGQTKGKLGTPAARSIVDSVISEQLVYFLMENGDFANTLVQKALRARKAREAAKKARDESRRGKKKKKSERLLSGKLTPAQSKDASKNELFLVEGDSAGGSAKQGRDRKHQAILPLRGKVLNTEKASVTDILKNEEISTIMYTVGAGMGSDFSLSDANYDKIIIMTDADDDGAHIQILLLTFFYKYMRPMIEAGRVYVALPPLYKLQAGKGKQTKVEYAWTNEELERLRPDFPKGMTLQRFKGLGEMNADQLWETTMDPDHRTLIRVQIDDAAMAEKQVSTLMGTKVEPRRNWIESNVQFTLEDEGSILDKTLD; encoded by the coding sequence ATGACGAAAAAAAAGGAAACCCAAGCTTATGATGCTTCCTCAATTCAAGTTTTACATGGTTTAGAAGCCGTCCGCAAACGGCCCGGAATGTACATCGGCTCGACCGATAGCCGGGGACTCCATCATTTAGTTTATGAAATTGTTGATAATGCCGTTGATGAGGCTATTGCCGGTTACGGTGATGCCATTAATGTCACAATTAATGCTGATAATAGTATTACCGTTGAAGACCACGGTCGGGGGATGCCGGTTGAGATGCACGCATCTGGTAAACCGACTCCAGAAGTAATTCTGACGGTCCTGCACGCTGGGGGTAAATTTGGCCAGGGTGGCTATAAAACTTCTGGAGGACTGCATGGGGTTGGTTCGAGTGTTGTGAACGCTTTATCAACTAAGCTCACGGTTCAAATCGTCCGGGACCATCAGTTGTACGAAGAACAATTCGTGGATGGTGGTCAACCGGTGGGAACTTTGAAGAAACTGGGAAAGACCACGAAGCCCACGGGAACCACAATTACATTTAAACCGGATCCGACGATTTTTACCACGGTGGTTTATAACTTCGATACGTTAGCAACCCGCTTAAGGGAGGCTGCCTTTTTATTAAAGGGGGTTAAAATTACCCTTACTGATAAACGAGCGGGACAAGAACGTCAAGAAGTTTATCAATTTGATGAAGGAATTAAAGAGTTTGTTACGTATTTAAATGAAAGCAAGAGCACTTTAGGTCCAGTGATGGATTTTGATACCACTAAGGATGGAATCGAAGTGGAAGTTGCCGCACAATACAACGATGGTTACACAGAAACGATGATTTCCTTTGTTAACAACGTACGGACTAATGACGGGGGAACCCATGAAGCTGGGTTTCGGAGTGGTTGGACGAAGGCGATGAACGAATACGCGCGTAAGGTCGGATTATTAAAGGAAAAAGATAAAAATCTGGACGGATCTGATGTGCGAGAAGGTCTCACAGCAGTGATTTCTTTGCGGGTTCCAGAAGAGGATTTACAATTTGAAGGGCAAACCAAAGGTAAACTAGGGACCCCAGCGGCTCGGTCAATTGTAGACAGCGTGATTTCAGAACAACTGGTCTATTTTTTGATGGAGAACGGGGATTTTGCAAATACCTTAGTCCAAAAAGCCTTGCGAGCTCGTAAAGCGCGAGAAGCCGCTAAAAAAGCTCGTGATGAAAGCCGACGCGGAAAAAAGAAGAAAAAAAGTGAACGGTTGTTATCCGGGAAGTTAACTCCAGCCCAGTCTAAGGATGCCAGTAAAAACGAGTTATTCCTTGTCGAAGGGGATTCAGCGGGTGGATCTGCTAAACAGGGACGAGACCGGAAACACCAGGCGATTTTACCGTTACGAGGGAAGGTTTTGAATACCGAAAAAGCCAGCGTTACGGACATTTTAAAGAACGAAGAAATCAGTACGATTATGTACACGGTTGGGGCTGGCATGGGGAGTGACTTTTCGCTTTCAGATGCCAACTACGATAAGATTATCATCATGACGGACGCGGATGATGATGGGGCCCACATTCAAATCTTGTTACTGACGTTCTTTTACAAGTACATGCGCCCGATGATTGAAGCTGGTCGAGTTTACGTGGCGTTGCCGCCGTTGTACAAGTTGCAAGCTGGTAAAGGCAAACAGACCAAGGTTGAGTACGCCTGGACCAATGAAGAACTTGAACGCTTACGTCCTGATTTTCCTAAGGGAATGACATTGCAACGCTTTAAAGGGCTCGGAGAAATGAACGCGGACCAGTTGTGGGAAACTACGATGGATCCAGACCACCGGACCTTAATTCGGGTCCAAATTGATGATGCGGCGATGGCCGAAAAACAGGTTTCGACTTTAATGGGAACTAAGGTGGAACCGCGGAGAAATTGGATTGAAAGTAACGTTCAATTTACCTTAGAAGATGAAGGTAGTATCTTAGATAAAACTTTGGATTAG
- the parC gene encoding DNA topoisomerase IV subunit A, with amino-acid sequence MAKHAEIKDLSLASVMDERFSRYSKAIIQERALPDVRDGLKPVQRRILYSMNKDGNTYDKGFRKSAKSVGNVMGNFHPHGDSSIYDAMVRMSQDWKLRAPLIDMHGNNGSMDGDPPAAMRYTEARLSKIAGEMLRDIDKDTVSWVLNFDDTESEPTVLPARIPNLLVNGATGISAGYATEIPPHNLSEVVDALIYLQAHPDATLDQLMQFIQGPDFPTGGIVQGLDGIKQAYETGHGRVVIRSRSTISEMRGGKKLVQVTEIPYEVNKAQLVKQIDEIRLNKKIEGIAEVRDDSDRSGLMISIELKRNVDERGILNYLYKNTDLQISYNFNVVAIKDMRPERLSLKDILDTYLAYQRSVLTKRTQFDLKKAQDRQHIVLGLIKALSILDQVIKTIRASQNRKNARDNLVTTYDFTEKQADAIVALQLYRLTNTDVTKLNEENADLAAQIAEYETILADPSELDRVLKQELQEIAAEYKTPRRSTIQPEIESLNISKQVTVPDEQVMVLVSRDGYLKRTSLRSFGATDLTDNGLKEDDHPVFIQQLSTRDSIYIFTDGGNLIYRPVHEIEDSKWKDTGEHISQLTGLQPTEKVITVQAFGSLKQTGNFVIATRAGHIKQVEFAKLLPGRTYRSRAMMFTKLKDELDAVVNVTYLEPNETQDVLIMTEQGLGLRYALDEVSSNGPRTVGVKAINLGSDDHVINAQLVQETDDLAMVFQNGNFKKMQVVDIPQTARARKGIKVLRDLKTKPNLLADFMCLDSAESMIRVYTDTRHAQDVFVADYQVAPRTSNGSKLLDVTKDGTPVLLANIPETQFVEE; translated from the coding sequence ATGGCAAAGCATGCCGAAATTAAAGACTTATCGTTAGCATCTGTCATGGATGAACGCTTTAGTCGTTATTCCAAGGCCATCATTCAAGAACGAGCCTTACCAGACGTTCGTGATGGGTTAAAACCGGTCCAACGTCGGATTTTGTATTCCATGAATAAGGATGGCAATACTTACGATAAGGGCTTTCGGAAGTCGGCTAAATCAGTCGGAAACGTCATGGGGAATTTTCACCCCCACGGTGATAGTTCCATCTATGATGCCATGGTTCGGATGAGTCAGGATTGGAAACTGCGGGCGCCCTTAATTGATATGCACGGAAATAATGGTTCGATGGATGGTGATCCGCCGGCAGCCATGCGGTATACAGAAGCACGTTTGAGTAAGATTGCGGGCGAAATGCTGCGTGACATCGATAAAGATACGGTCAGTTGGGTTTTAAACTTTGACGATACCGAATCCGAACCGACTGTGTTACCAGCCCGGATTCCCAACCTACTGGTAAACGGAGCTACCGGGATTTCGGCTGGATACGCGACGGAAATTCCGCCGCACAATCTGAGTGAAGTCGTGGATGCCTTGATTTACTTACAAGCGCATCCAGATGCGACGTTAGATCAACTGATGCAGTTCATTCAGGGCCCAGATTTCCCAACTGGTGGAATTGTTCAAGGGTTAGATGGCATTAAGCAGGCTTATGAAACGGGGCACGGTCGGGTTGTGATTCGTTCCCGTTCTACCATTAGTGAGATGCGTGGTGGCAAGAAACTAGTACAGGTCACAGAAATTCCGTACGAAGTAAATAAAGCCCAACTTGTGAAGCAAATTGACGAAATTCGGTTAAACAAAAAAATTGAAGGAATTGCCGAAGTCCGAGATGACTCAGACCGTTCCGGCTTAATGATTTCAATTGAATTAAAACGAAACGTGGATGAACGTGGGATTTTAAACTATCTGTATAAAAATACGGACCTGCAAATTTCATATAACTTTAACGTGGTCGCCATCAAGGACATGCGGCCCGAACGGTTATCGTTAAAAGACATTTTAGACACTTATTTGGCTTATCAGCGTTCCGTGTTAACCAAACGAACCCAGTTTGATTTGAAAAAGGCGCAAGATCGTCAACACATTGTTTTAGGGCTGATTAAAGCCTTATCGATTTTAGACCAAGTTATTAAAACGATTCGAGCTAGTCAAAATCGAAAAAACGCTCGCGATAACCTAGTTACCACCTATGACTTTACCGAGAAACAGGCGGATGCCATCGTTGCTTTACAATTGTACCGGTTAACGAATACTGATGTGACTAAGTTAAATGAAGAAAATGCGGATTTAGCGGCGCAAATTGCAGAGTATGAAACCATTTTGGCAGACCCAAGTGAACTAGATCGGGTGTTGAAACAAGAATTACAGGAAATTGCTGCAGAATACAAAACGCCACGACGGTCGACCATCCAACCAGAGATTGAAAGCTTAAACATTAGTAAGCAGGTAACCGTTCCGGATGAACAAGTAATGGTGCTCGTTTCGCGTGATGGTTATTTGAAACGAACCAGTTTACGTTCCTTTGGCGCCACTGATTTAACGGATAATGGTTTAAAAGAGGATGATCATCCAGTTTTTATCCAGCAACTTAGTACCCGGGACTCGATTTACATTTTCACTGACGGCGGTAACTTGATTTATCGGCCTGTGCATGAAATTGAAGATAGTAAATGGAAAGATACTGGGGAACATATTTCCCAGTTAACTGGATTGCAGCCAACCGAAAAAGTAATTACGGTCCAAGCCTTTGGCTCTCTGAAGCAAACTGGAAACTTTGTGATTGCTACGCGGGCTGGACACATTAAACAGGTTGAATTTGCCAAGTTACTGCCGGGACGAACCTACCGCAGTCGAGCAATGATGTTTACCAAGTTAAAAGATGAGTTAGATGCCGTCGTTAACGTAACTTATTTAGAACCAAACGAAACTCAGGACGTTTTAATCATGACGGAACAAGGGCTCGGGTTAAGATATGCACTGGATGAGGTATCCAGTAACGGACCGCGGACCGTAGGAGTCAAAGCCATTAATTTAGGTTCAGACGATCATGTAATCAATGCTCAGCTTGTGCAAGAGACTGATGACTTAGCAATGGTCTTTCAAAATGGTAATTTCAAAAAAATGCAAGTGGTTGATATTCCACAAACTGCTAGGGCTCGAAAAGGAATTAAGGTACTCCGCGATTTAAAGACTAAACCAAATTTGCTGGCGGACTTCATGTGCTTAGATTCCGCCGAATCCATGATTCGAGTTTATACGGACACGCGCCATGCGCAAGATGTATTCGTGGCTGATTATCAAGTAGCCCCGAGAACGTCGAACGGGTCGAAGCTCCTGGATGTTACTAAAGATGGAACTCCGGTCCTATTAGCGAATATTCCAGAAACACAGTTTGTCGAGGAGTAG
- a CDS encoding manganese-dependent inorganic pyrophosphatase, with protein sequence MTKELVFGHQNPDTDAIAAAIALAYLEKQDGYDTEAVALGSVNPETQFVLDYFGVKAPRVVEHAKPETDLVMLVDHNEPQQSIADIADLTVTHVVDHHRINGFDTSKPLYYRAAPYGCCSTIITQMFSEEGVTIPKEIAGLMMSAIISDTLLLKSPTTTDVDRDALQALAEIAGVDNYEDYGVQMLKAGTNVDAKSAEELIDSDAKSFTLGGKNVRIDQINVVDLEDVNKRLSEIKQAMEVEAQSENYDLFLVLVTNVLTSNSELITVGEPKDVVAQAFNNQFDENDVMNLPGVVSRKKQVVPPLTTQLEANN encoded by the coding sequence ATGACAAAAGAATTAGTTTTTGGCCATCAAAATCCAGATACAGATGCAATTGCAGCGGCGATTGCATTAGCATACTTAGAAAAACAAGATGGCTATGATACAGAAGCAGTTGCATTGGGATCAGTTAACCCTGAAACGCAGTTTGTCTTAGATTACTTCGGCGTTAAAGCCCCCCGTGTGGTAGAACACGCCAAGCCAGAAACAGATTTGGTAATGTTGGTTGATCACAACGAACCCCAACAAAGTATCGCAGATATCGCTGATTTAACGGTTACTCACGTAGTTGATCACCACCGGATTAACGGATTTGATACTTCCAAACCCCTTTACTACAGAGCTGCACCTTACGGTTGTTGTTCAACAATCATTACCCAAATGTTTTCAGAAGAAGGGGTTACGATTCCTAAGGAAATTGCGGGATTAATGATGTCAGCGATTATTTCTGATACGTTACTCTTAAAGTCACCAACCACAACTGACGTTGATCGCGATGCCTTACAAGCATTGGCTGAAATTGCTGGAGTTGATAACTATGAAGACTACGGCGTGCAAATGCTGAAAGCAGGAACGAACGTGGATGCTAAATCAGCAGAAGAATTAATTGATAGTGATGCGAAGTCCTTCACCCTGGGTGGTAAAAACGTTCGAATTGATCAAATTAACGTGGTTGATTTAGAAGACGTTAATAAGCGTTTATCTGAAATCAAGCAAGCGATGGAAGTGGAAGCTCAAAGCGAAAACTATGATTTATTCTTAGTCTTGGTTACGAACGTCTTAACCAGTAATTCAGAACTAATTACGGTAGGAGAACCAAAGGACGTAGTTGCCCAAGCCTTTAACAACCAATTTGACGAAAACGATGTAATGAATTTACCTGGCGTTGTTTCCAGAAAGAAACAAGTCGTTCCGCCATTAACCACGCAATTAGAAGCAAATAACTAA
- the msrB gene encoding peptide-methionine (R)-S-oxide reductase MsrB, producing MNKDELKQKLTPEEYAVTQEAATEPAFTGKYDQFFKKGIYVDVVSGEPLFSSADKYDSGCGWPAFTKPIKKENLKSKTDTSFGMIREEVESSDAGSHLGHVFPDGPADKGGLRYCINSAALKFIPYDEMDAAGYGQYKAQVDENGGPNE from the coding sequence ATGAACAAAGATGAATTAAAGCAAAAATTAACCCCAGAAGAATACGCAGTTACTCAAGAGGCCGCTACGGAACCAGCCTTCACTGGTAAGTACGACCAATTCTTTAAAAAGGGAATATACGTGGATGTTGTGAGTGGAGAACCACTGTTCAGTTCCGCTGATAAGTATGATTCTGGTTGTGGTTGGCCTGCATTCACTAAGCCAATTAAGAAAGAAAACTTAAAGAGCAAAACCGATACTTCCTTTGGCATGATTAGAGAAGAAGTTGAAAGTTCTGACGCCGGTTCCCACTTGGGTCACGTTTTCCCAGATGGCCCTGCCGATAAGGGTGGACTCCGGTATTGCATTAACTCCGCCGCTTTGAAGTTCATTCCGTATGACGAAATGGATGCTGCTGGTTACGGTCAGTACAAGGCTCAAGTTGACGAAAATGGAGGTCCTAACGAATGA